In Fortiea contorta PCC 7126, one genomic interval encodes:
- a CDS encoding PP2C family serine/threonine-protein phosphatase, producing the protein MNTSKQIPQWHVLAASVCGTSHLKNNQLCQDAHHWQILPDNILVAAAADGAGSASQGKVGAMVAVETAIENISLKEITRDALADDATVQSLLTEAMLAAKKAVEEEAGACQKQPQDLATTLIVMVATPEFVAVAQIGDGMAVAKDSTGNLLALTMPDNGEYINETTFLTSPGALAAAQMRLWRETIVNVGVLTDGLQMLALNMVVSEPHKPFFFPLFEFVANTDDKSVAKEHLVRFLRSDRITQRTDDDLTLIIAAFSER; encoded by the coding sequence ATGAACACATCCAAACAGATTCCGCAATGGCATGTTTTAGCCGCATCTGTATGTGGCACAAGCCACTTGAAAAACAACCAGCTGTGTCAGGATGCTCATCACTGGCAAATATTGCCAGATAATATACTAGTAGCAGCGGCTGCTGATGGTGCAGGTTCTGCCAGTCAGGGAAAAGTGGGAGCAATGGTGGCTGTGGAAACAGCCATAGAAAACATTTCTCTCAAGGAAATTACCAGAGATGCTCTGGCGGATGATGCCACTGTGCAATCATTGTTAACTGAGGCGATGTTAGCCGCCAAAAAAGCGGTAGAAGAGGAAGCGGGTGCTTGTCAGAAACAGCCTCAAGATTTAGCAACTACCTTAATTGTGATGGTAGCCACACCAGAATTTGTGGCTGTGGCACAGATTGGCGACGGTATGGCGGTGGCGAAGGATAGTACAGGTAATTTACTGGCATTAACCATGCCGGATAATGGCGAGTACATCAATGAAACCACTTTTTTGACTTCTCCAGGTGCATTAGCAGCAGCGCAAATGAGATTGTGGCGTGAAACCATAGTCAATGTTGGTGTGCTTACCGATGGACTACAAATGCTGGCTTTGAATATGGTTGTCAGCGAACCTCACAAGCCGTTCTTTTTTCCTTTATTTGAATTTGTAGCTAATACAGACGATAAGTCGGTGGCGAAGGAACATTTGGTGAGGTTTTTACGCTCTGATCGGATTACGCAACGTACTGATGATGATTTGACGCTCATCATAGCTGCATTCAGCGAACGATGA
- the rfbC gene encoding dTDP-4-dehydrorhamnose 3,5-epimerase, with protein MIFTETALNDAFMIELEQKPDHRGFFARTFCAQEFAAHGLKPTVAQCNLSFNHKKGTVRGMHYQIAPATETKLVRCTKGAIYDVIIDMRPESPTFLSHIGVELTPDNYRALYVPAMFAHGYQTLTDDSEVVYQVSEFYTPGYERGLRYDDPSFNIDWPLEVSDISEKDANWPLLRMMMVGEAESR; from the coding sequence ATGATTTTTACCGAAACTGCACTGAATGATGCTTTCATGATCGAATTAGAACAAAAACCAGATCATCGTGGTTTTTTTGCTCGGACTTTCTGCGCGCAAGAATTTGCTGCCCACGGTTTAAAGCCAACAGTAGCTCAATGTAACTTGTCTTTTAACCATAAAAAAGGTACTGTGAGGGGAATGCATTATCAAATTGCTCCTGCTACAGAAACTAAATTAGTTCGCTGTACTAAAGGCGCGATTTATGATGTAATTATTGATATGCGCCCTGAATCTCCGACTTTTTTATCACATATTGGTGTGGAACTGACACCAGATAATTACCGCGCTTTATATGTGCCGGCAATGTTTGCCCACGGTTATCAAACACTCACAGATGATAGTGAAGTTGTATATCAAGTGAGTGAGTTTTACACGCCGGGTTATGAGCGGGGTTTGCGTTATGATGACCCTTCTTTTAATATTGATTGGCCTTTAGAAGTTTCGGACATTTCGGAAAAAGATGCTAACTGGCCTTTGCTGCGAATGATGATGGTAGGGGAAGCAGAAAGCAGATAA
- a CDS encoding tetratricopeptide repeat protein: MQVLRCLPKQEILNLSVSLGRGGEACIYAVPSDGNLVAKVYHKATIAHAHKLQAMLANPPENPTANLGHISIAWPQDILLNADGGDAIVGFLMPRIRGMRPIIDFYNPRTRREHCPLFNYQYLLRTARNLAAAFAALHASGYCIGDVNESNILVSDTALVTLVDTDSFQVNDPDSDVVYRCPVGKPEFTPPELQNKIFAQYDREVYHDLFGLGVLIFQLLMEGTHPFSGIFQGSGEPPTYEVRISAGHFTYSKKRQVPYLPTPIAPAWEILHPSLQQLFVCCFEDGHFNPQLRPSAQSWLSAIAEAEDSLITCAVNPQHHYNSHLETCPWCERSVRLGGRDPFPSPKAIAAKEHLKPRARVKRNHTQTPRLPYPVNSLQSSNHWQPIFTQTSVTHQPSKKRRIYPAALCLLGFGMLGYLDMMVKFTRPFVSQNTYTQQTLMSHQPNQDKARNFADYYKQGHAAYKIKEYQQAIDNFSQAIAQEPNHPKARVNRGNARYNLKDYEGALLDYTEALKINPAEVKALVNRGNARYALAELSNDPDREYSQALADFNSALRLDSKEVEAYIRRGIVRSQIAKYSGDSQRDYRQALEDFTNAIKLNASKAEAFFQRGVVYSQIAQYSSDYTYEYKQAIADFNRALAINAKLAKAYLKRGIVRYELAQYGGRDSEINRLKAIDDLQTSAKISLEKDDMDSYQQAVSSICVIVENKCDTLFQSTGIVDSANKIN; the protein is encoded by the coding sequence ATGCAGGTACTACGTTGTCTTCCCAAGCAAGAAATTCTCAACCTCAGCGTCAGTTTAGGGCGTGGTGGTGAAGCTTGTATCTATGCAGTGCCATCTGATGGCAATTTAGTAGCGAAAGTTTATCACAAAGCAACCATTGCCCATGCCCATAAACTTCAGGCAATGCTGGCTAATCCCCCAGAAAATCCTACGGCTAATTTGGGTCATATTTCCATTGCTTGGCCGCAAGATATACTACTAAATGCAGATGGCGGTGATGCGATTGTAGGCTTTTTAATGCCGCGCATTCGGGGAATGCGTCCCATCATTGATTTTTATAATCCCAGAACCCGCCGCGAACATTGCCCTTTATTCAATTATCAATATCTGCTCCGCACGGCGCGTAATTTGGCTGCGGCTTTTGCGGCTTTACATGCGAGTGGTTATTGTATTGGTGATGTCAATGAATCGAATATATTGGTCAGTGATACGGCGCTAGTCACCTTAGTAGACACAGACTCATTTCAGGTTAACGATCCAGATAGCGATGTTGTTTACCGTTGTCCGGTGGGTAAGCCAGAGTTTACGCCACCGGAACTACAAAATAAAATTTTTGCTCAGTACGATCGCGAAGTTTACCACGATTTATTCGGGTTGGGAGTACTGATATTTCAACTGTTAATGGAAGGTACTCATCCATTTTCCGGGATTTTTCAAGGCTCTGGGGAACCACCAACTTATGAAGTCCGGATATCTGCAGGGCATTTTACTTATAGTAAAAAACGGCAAGTACCTTATTTGCCTACACCGATCGCACCAGCTTGGGAAATTCTCCATCCTAGTTTACAGCAACTGTTTGTTTGTTGTTTTGAGGATGGTCATTTTAATCCCCAACTGCGCCCTAGCGCCCAAAGTTGGTTGTCAGCAATAGCTGAGGCTGAAGACAGCTTAATCACTTGTGCTGTCAATCCCCAGCACCACTACAACTCTCACCTAGAAACCTGTCCTTGGTGCGAACGCAGTGTGCGCTTGGGTGGACGAGATCCATTTCCTTCACCAAAAGCGATCGCTGCTAAAGAACATCTCAAACCGCGAGCCAGAGTTAAAAGAAACCATACCCAAACCCCACGCTTGCCATATCCGGTAAATTCATTACAATCGTCTAATCATTGGCAACCGATATTTACCCAAACTTCTGTCACTCATCAACCATCCAAAAAGCGGAGGATTTACCCCGCAGCTTTGTGCTTGCTAGGTTTTGGGATGTTGGGCTACTTGGATATGATGGTAAAATTTACTCGCCCGTTTGTCAGCCAAAATACCTACACTCAGCAAACCCTGATGTCTCATCAACCCAATCAGGATAAGGCTCGCAATTTTGCTGATTATTATAAACAAGGTCATGCAGCTTACAAAATCAAAGAATATCAACAAGCAATTGATAACTTTAGCCAAGCGATCGCCCAAGAACCAAACCACCCCAAAGCCCGTGTCAATCGCGGCAATGCCCGCTACAATTTGAAAGACTATGAGGGCGCATTGCTCGACTATACTGAAGCTTTAAAGATTAATCCGGCAGAAGTTAAAGCTCTTGTGAATCGAGGTAACGCTCGGTATGCTCTGGCTGAATTAAGCAATGACCCTGATCGAGAATATAGTCAGGCGCTTGCTGATTTTAATAGTGCTTTGCGCCTTGATAGTAAAGAAGTGGAAGCTTACATTAGACGCGGGATTGTCCGCTCTCAAATCGCTAAATATAGCGGTGATTCTCAAAGAGATTATCGCCAAGCGCTAGAGGATTTCACTAATGCGATTAAACTCAACGCCTCGAAAGCAGAAGCTTTCTTTCAACGCGGCGTGGTTTATTCGCAAATAGCTCAATACAGCAGTGATTATACCTATGAATATAAACAGGCGATCGCTGATTTTAATCGAGCTTTAGCTATCAATGCCAAACTCGCAAAAGCCTACCTCAAACGCGGTATAGTCCGCTATGAACTCGCACAATACGGGGGTAGAGACTCTGAAATCAATCGCTTAAAAGCGATCGATGATTTACAGACATCAGCGAAAATTTCCCTAGAGAAAGACGATATGGACAGTTACCAACAAGCAGTCAGCAGTATTTGCGTCATCGTCGAAAATAAATGTGATACTTTATTCCAAAGCACAGGTATTGTCGATTCAGCAAACAAAATCAACTGA
- a CDS encoding YciI family protein, which translates to MPKYILWGTYCEDVLEKRTPYRQAHLDGLAKQKESGVLITIGPTKDVTKVFGIYEAETEAIVRQLIENDPYWQNGIWTEYSVKEWIQAI; encoded by the coding sequence ATGCCTAAATATATTCTGTGGGGAACCTACTGCGAAGACGTTCTCGAAAAGCGTACCCCTTACCGCCAAGCTCATTTAGACGGATTAGCAAAACAAAAAGAATCCGGCGTCTTGATTACTATCGGCCCCACCAAAGACGTCACCAAAGTTTTTGGTATTTATGAAGCCGAAACCGAAGCGATCGTCCGCCAGTTGATTGAAAATGACCCATACTGGCAAAATGGTATCTGGACTGAATACTCTGTTAAAGAGTGGATTCAAGCGATTTAG
- the rfbF gene encoding glucose-1-phosphate cytidylyltransferase: protein MKAVILAGGLGTRLSEETSIKPKPMVEVGGRPILWHIMKIYSAHGINEFIICCGYKGYIIKEYFASYFLHMSDVTFDMRFNQMNVHSGYAEPWRVTLVNTGDNSMTGGRLKLVREHIGNDTFCFTYGDGVSDVNITELIKFHKEQKTLATLTAVQPAGRFGAISLGQEQTKITSFKEKPEGDGAWINGGYFVLEPEVIDLITDNSTVWEQEPLEKLANMEKLSAFKHSGFWQPMDTLRDKNYLEDLWKNDKAPWKVW, encoded by the coding sequence ATGAAAGCAGTGATTTTGGCTGGAGGTCTTGGTACCCGTCTAAGCGAAGAAACTAGTATCAAACCCAAGCCGATGGTAGAGGTTGGTGGGAGGCCAATTCTGTGGCATATCATGAAGATTTATTCTGCCCACGGAATTAATGAATTCATTATTTGCTGCGGATACAAAGGATACATCATTAAAGAATATTTTGCAAGCTATTTTTTACACATGTCAGACGTTACTTTTGACATGCGATTTAACCAAATGAATGTGCATTCTGGCTACGCTGAACCTTGGCGTGTCACCTTAGTAAATACAGGTGATAATTCCATGACGGGCGGACGTTTAAAGCTAGTCAGAGAGCATATTGGTAACGACACTTTTTGCTTCACCTATGGTGATGGGGTCAGCGACGTTAACATCACAGAACTAATTAAGTTTCACAAAGAACAAAAGACATTAGCAACACTAACCGCAGTCCAACCAGCAGGGCGTTTTGGCGCAATTTCTCTGGGACAAGAGCAGACTAAAATTACGAGCTTTAAAGAAAAGCCAGAAGGTGATGGCGCTTGGATTAATGGTGGTTATTTTGTTCTAGAGCCTGAAGTTATTGACTTAATTACTGATAACTCCACTGTTTGGGAGCAAGAGCCATTAGAAAAGCTTGCTAACATGGAAAAATTATCAGCTTTCAAACATAGTGGTTTTTGGCAACCAATGGATACATTGAGAGATAAAAACTACCTTGAAGACTTATGGAAAAACGATAAAGCTCCTTGGAAGGTTTGGTAA
- a CDS encoding response regulator translates to MNIVGTFTKLNPQSLLRHLADSTDSTCLQIFSNSVSWLIYLEQGKITYATHSIEPFDRLERHLRRLSHQVPLLTNEIRVQLRLMFEPDSLSQSTEQSLDENYQPPEYQAIYWLVSQQHLHSTQAAVLIQELVKEVIESFLLINAGIYQLSDATNRVPRICRLDAEKILERCQARLESWQSLAPQISSPYQRPHLLITSSLQKKNLPELQPSLTDWMKGFSLRHLAVIMNQDEIQLARNLSPYILKGGIILHEPDPPFDQLPKTFKDASLSPHYITELVEQELTGEIDRPHSTATNPLQKISQENIATIQQLAQVAAPPTNKVQELTIKNNITPGPKRVTTATATAKKTYKIVSVDDSPTILKEISRFLEDENFSVITIDDPLKAVMSIIRHKPDLILLDLNMAGIDGYELCRIVRNNSLFKNTPIIFVTGNKGLVDKVKARLVGASGYLTKPFTRAELLKIVFMHLA, encoded by the coding sequence ATGAACATTGTCGGCACATTTACTAAGCTAAATCCCCAGAGTTTATTAAGACACTTAGCGGATAGTACTGACAGTACTTGTCTGCAAATATTCAGCAACTCAGTTTCTTGGTTAATATACCTAGAACAAGGGAAAATTACTTATGCCACTCACTCAATTGAACCTTTTGACAGACTAGAACGCCATTTACGGCGCTTAAGTCATCAAGTCCCCCTACTTACCAACGAAATTCGAGTCCAACTACGCTTAATGTTTGAGCCTGACTCACTTTCGCAATCTACAGAACAAAGTCTAGATGAAAATTACCAACCTCCTGAATATCAAGCTATTTACTGGCTAGTCAGCCAACAACATTTGCATTCTACGCAGGCTGCAGTGCTGATTCAGGAATTGGTCAAAGAAGTTATCGAATCATTTTTGTTAATTAATGCAGGTATTTATCAATTAAGTGATGCAACTAATAGAGTGCCAAGAATTTGCAGGCTCGACGCTGAAAAAATTTTAGAACGCTGTCAAGCCAGATTGGAGAGTTGGCAATCTTTAGCGCCACAAATTTCTTCTCCTTACCAGCGTCCCCACCTGTTAATTACTAGCTCACTCCAGAAAAAAAATCTCCCAGAACTCCAACCAAGTTTAACTGACTGGATGAAGGGTTTTAGCTTGCGTCATTTGGCTGTAATTATGAATCAAGATGAAATTCAACTGGCACGCAACTTATCTCCTTATATCCTCAAGGGAGGAATTATCTTGCATGAACCAGATCCCCCATTTGACCAATTGCCAAAAACCTTTAAAGATGCATCATTATCCCCTCATTACATCACAGAACTAGTTGAACAAGAATTAACCGGAGAGATAGACCGACCGCACAGCACAGCCACGAACCCTTTACAAAAAATTTCCCAAGAAAATATAGCCACAATTCAGCAATTAGCACAGGTTGCAGCTCCGCCCACAAATAAAGTTCAAGAATTAACAATAAAAAATAACATAACCCCAGGGCCAAAAAGAGTAACCACTGCTACGGCGACCGCCAAAAAAACCTACAAAATTGTTTCTGTAGACGACAGTCCGACAATTCTCAAAGAAATTAGCCGATTTTTAGAGGATGAAAATTTCTCGGTGATTACTATTGATGATCCACTCAAAGCAGTAATGTCAATTATTAGGCATAAACCAGATTTGATATTACTAGACTTAAATATGGCAGGTATAGATGGTTATGAACTGTGTCGGATTGTCCGCAATAATTCTCTGTTTAAAAATACGCCCATTATCTTCGTAACCGGAAATAAAGGACTTGTAGATAAAGTCAAAGCTAGACTAGTAGGGGCATCGGGTTATCTCACTAAACCTTTTACTCGTGCCGAATTACTGAAGATAGTCTTTATGCATTTGGCTTAA
- the rfbG gene encoding CDP-glucose 4,6-dehydratase: MEANFWSGKKVFVTGHTGFKGSWLSVWLQILGAEVFGYSLTPPTSVNLFELAHIADGMTSVVGDIRDLDALKQAMQSFQPDIVIHMAAQALVRESYINPVDTYAVNVMGTVNVLEAVRYVSSIRAVVTVTSDKCYENREWVWGYRENDPMGGKDPYSNSKGCAELVAAAYGHSFFNPADYAQHGVAMASVRAGNVIGGGDWAKDRLVPDILNSWLTGKEVVIRNPQAVRPWQHVLEPLNGYLVIAEKLFTQGYVYGGGWNFGPNESGVKTVAWIVEHLQQLWGEDASWVQDGSIQPHEANLLTLDCSKARTKLGWEPRLDLSTALAWIVDWTKAWHQGCDMKQKTQSQIQQFMQLANI; the protein is encoded by the coding sequence ATGGAAGCGAATTTTTGGAGTGGTAAAAAAGTTTTTGTTACAGGACACACGGGCTTTAAAGGTAGTTGGTTGTCTGTGTGGCTACAAATACTAGGTGCTGAGGTGTTTGGTTATTCTTTGACGCCGCCAACATCTGTGAATCTATTTGAGCTAGCCCATATTGCTGACGGGATGACATCAGTAGTGGGAGATATCAGAGACTTAGACGCCCTCAAGCAGGCGATGCAGAGTTTCCAGCCAGATATCGTCATCCACATGGCAGCTCAAGCTTTGGTACGTGAATCTTACATCAATCCAGTTGATACCTATGCAGTTAATGTCATGGGGACAGTGAATGTACTCGAAGCAGTCAGGTATGTATCCAGCATTAGAGCAGTTGTCACAGTCACATCTGATAAGTGTTACGAGAATCGAGAGTGGGTTTGGGGCTACCGAGAAAATGACCCGATGGGAGGAAAAGACCCTTACAGCAACAGTAAAGGCTGTGCTGAGTTAGTCGCTGCAGCTTATGGTCACTCTTTCTTCAATCCCGCTGATTATGCTCAACATGGCGTAGCTATGGCTTCTGTGCGCGCTGGAAATGTGATTGGCGGCGGCGATTGGGCGAAAGACCGTTTAGTTCCTGATATTCTCAATTCTTGGCTGACCGGAAAAGAAGTAGTTATTAGAAACCCCCAAGCTGTTCGTCCTTGGCAACATGTTTTGGAACCGCTAAATGGTTACTTAGTAATAGCTGAGAAATTATTTACCCAGGGTTATGTGTATGGTGGCGGCTGGAACTTTGGGCCGAATGAGTCTGGAGTGAAAACAGTAGCTTGGATAGTGGAGCATCTCCAGCAGCTTTGGGGTGAGGACGCTAGCTGGGTTCAAGATGGTAGCATTCAACCCCACGAGGCTAATCTTTTAACCTTGGATTGCTCAAAAGCTCGGACTAAGCTGGGCTGGGAACCCAGATTAGACTTGTCAACAGCTTTGGCTTGGATTGTGGATTGGACTAAAGCATGGCATCAAGGTTGTGATATGAAGCAGAAAACTCAATCGCAAATTCAGCAGTTTATGCAACTGGCAAATATTTAG
- a CDS encoding vWA domain-containing protein: protein MTDTLRLDEVVEFAENPEPRCPCVLLLDTSGSMQGEAIEALNQGLLSLKDELVKNSLAARRVEVAIVTFDTNVNVVQDFVTADLFNPPILTAQGLTTMGAGIHKALDIIQERKSQYRANGIAYYRPWVFMITDGEPQGELEHVVEQASQRLQGDENNKRVAFFTVGVENANMTRLHQIAVRTPLKLKGLNFIEMFVWLSASMSAVSHSQVDEQVALPPIGWGSI, encoded by the coding sequence ATGACTGATACATTAAGACTTGATGAAGTTGTGGAGTTTGCTGAGAACCCAGAACCACGGTGTCCTTGTGTGTTATTACTGGATACATCAGGCTCCATGCAAGGGGAAGCCATAGAAGCTTTAAATCAGGGATTGCTGAGTTTAAAAGACGAATTAGTGAAAAATTCCCTGGCGGCTAGGCGGGTAGAAGTAGCGATCGTCACCTTTGACACCAATGTCAACGTAGTCCAAGACTTCGTGACGGCTGATTTATTTAACCCGCCCATCCTGACAGCACAGGGGCTAACGACGATGGGTGCAGGAATTCATAAAGCTCTAGATATTATTCAGGAGCGCAAGTCTCAATATCGTGCCAACGGTATTGCTTATTATCGGCCTTGGGTATTCATGATTACCGATGGAGAACCGCAAGGTGAGCTAGAACATGTCGTAGAACAGGCATCACAGCGTCTGCAAGGAGATGAAAATAATAAACGTGTAGCCTTTTTTACAGTTGGTGTAGAAAATGCTAACATGACCCGCCTCCATCAAATAGCTGTGCGTACTCCCCTGAAACTGAAAGGACTAAACTTTATCGAGATGTTTGTCTGGCTCTCAGCTAGCATGTCAGCAGTTTCCCACTCACAGGTAGATGAACAAGTGGCTTTACCTCCTATTGGCTGGGGCAGTATTTAA
- the pheT gene encoding phenylalanine--tRNA ligase subunit beta — translation MRISLNWLRELVNLKLSPEELAETLTMAGFEVEDIEDRRTWANGVVVGKVVERQPHPNADKLSVCQVDVGADEILNIVCGAPNVRADIYVPVATTGTYLPNIDLKIKPAKLRGVPSQGMICSLKELGLPADVDGIHIFFQENLSLGSDVRPLLGLDDVILDVTATANRADALSMVGIAREVAALTGEELRIPQPGEVSITNTGNNFAVKVADTQACPAYIGTVIEQVKIAASPEWLQQRLRATGVRPINNVVDITNYVLLEWGQPLHAFDRDRLKSVAASDKLTVGVRFAQAGETLKTLDGQTRTLSTPNLLITANEKPVALAGVMGGEETEVHPGTQSLVLEAALFDSVAIRRSSRSVGLRSEASGRYERGVNRAELEVATRRALSLIGELAEGVIVNQEIADTRPDRATWSRSIVLRLERVNQLLGPIDLGIDTGELQEEDVERILTALGCEVTPSGEQTWTVSVPPYRYRDLEREVDLIEEIARLYGYDNFCDTLPQKAEAGYLPLDQELIRQVRHFLRAAGLTEVIHYSLVKPGDARQIVLSNPLFAEYSALRTDLISGLIDAFQYNLEQGNGALNGFEMGRIFWREEEGLREADAIAGIMGGDRTVGKWSKSGREQPLTWFEAKGILQSLFHQLKLEVEYQPDRRDPRLHPGRTASLWIRGNSLGVFGQLHPQLRRDKGLPDSVYLFQLDADVLLDALDQDEILIPKFQPYSTYPASDRDIAFFAPVKISVAEIEKAITKAGKDLLSSVELFDEYRGENVPDGQRSLAFRLIYRASDRTLTDAEVEPVHNKVREALVEKFGVNLRS, via the coding sequence ATGCGTATTTCTCTCAACTGGCTGCGGGAACTGGTAAACTTAAAACTTAGCCCAGAAGAATTAGCCGAAACCCTGACAATGGCTGGGTTTGAAGTAGAAGATATCGAAGACCGCCGCACTTGGGCTAATGGCGTGGTTGTGGGGAAAGTCGTTGAGCGTCAACCCCATCCCAATGCTGATAAATTGAGTGTTTGTCAAGTGGATGTTGGTGCAGATGAGATTTTAAATATCGTCTGTGGTGCGCCTAATGTCCGAGCAGATATTTATGTACCAGTCGCTACTACAGGTACTTATTTACCGAACATCGATTTAAAAATTAAACCAGCAAAGCTGCGTGGTGTCCCTTCCCAAGGCATGATTTGTTCTTTAAAAGAACTGGGTTTACCGGCTGATGTAGACGGAATTCATATTTTTTTCCAGGAAAACTTGTCCTTGGGAAGTGATGTCCGTCCTTTACTGGGGCTGGATGATGTAATTTTAGATGTGACGGCTACGGCTAATCGGGCTGATGCACTCAGTATGGTGGGGATAGCGCGAGAAGTCGCAGCTTTGACAGGGGAAGAGTTGCGAATTCCTCAACCAGGGGAGGTATCAATTACCAACACAGGTAACAATTTTGCTGTCAAGGTGGCTGACACTCAAGCCTGTCCAGCTTACATAGGTACGGTGATTGAGCAGGTAAAAATTGCTGCTTCTCCAGAATGGTTGCAACAGCGTTTGCGGGCGACTGGAGTGCGTCCGATTAATAATGTCGTGGATATTACTAACTACGTGTTGTTAGAATGGGGACAACCGCTACACGCTTTTGACCGCGATCGCCTCAAATCTGTCGCCGCTAGTGATAAATTAACCGTAGGTGTCCGCTTCGCCCAAGCTGGCGAAACCCTGAAAACCCTGGATGGACAAACCCGCACCCTCTCAACCCCCAATTTGTTAATCACCGCCAATGAAAAGCCTGTAGCTCTGGCGGGGGTGATGGGTGGGGAAGAAACAGAAGTTCACCCAGGAACTCAAAGCTTAGTTTTAGAAGCAGCGTTATTTGATTCCGTCGCTATTCGCCGTTCTTCCCGGAGTGTGGGTTTAAGAAGCGAGGCTTCTGGGAGATATGAGCGGGGAGTCAACCGGGCCGAGTTGGAAGTCGCTACCCGTCGCGCTCTATCTTTGATAGGGGAACTAGCCGAGGGAGTGATTGTCAATCAAGAAATTGCTGATACCCGCCCCGACCGGGCTACCTGGAGTCGTTCCATTGTCCTGCGTTTAGAGCGCGTCAATCAACTACTAGGGCCGATTGATTTGGGAATAGATACAGGAGAACTGCAAGAAGAGGACGTAGAACGCATCCTCACCGCACTGGGATGTGAAGTCACCCCTTCAGGGGAGCAGACTTGGACAGTTTCCGTACCCCCCTACCGTTATCGGGATTTAGAACGGGAAGTTGACCTGATTGAAGAAATTGCCCGTTTGTATGGCTATGATAATTTTTGTGACACCTTACCACAAAAAGCCGAAGCAGGCTATCTACCTTTAGATCAAGAATTAATTCGCCAAGTCCGACATTTTCTGCGCGCTGCAGGTTTGACAGAAGTTATCCATTATTCTCTAGTGAAACCAGGAGATGCAAGACAGATAGTTTTATCAAACCCGCTATTTGCAGAATACTCGGCGTTGCGAACCGATTTGATATCTGGGTTAATTGATGCTTTCCAATACAATCTAGAACAGGGAAATGGCGCCCTCAACGGGTTTGAGATGGGGCGAATTTTTTGGCGAGAAGAAGAAGGTCTGCGGGAAGCAGATGCGATCGCTGGGATTATGGGTGGCGATCGCACCGTGGGAAAATGGTCAAAAAGTGGTCGGGAACAGCCCTTGACTTGGTTTGAAGCCAAAGGAATTTTACAAAGCCTGTTTCACCAACTGAAGCTAGAAGTAGAATATCAACCAGATCGCCGCGATCCGCGTTTACACCCAGGACGAACCGCTTCTTTATGGATTAGAGGTAACAGCTTAGGCGTATTTGGACAACTTCATCCCCAATTGCGGCGGGATAAAGGTTTACCAGACTCAGTATACCTGTTTCAATTAGACGCAGATGTGCTTCTGGATGCCTTAGATCAAGACGAAATTCTCATCCCCAAATTCCAGCCCTATTCTACCTATCCAGCAAGCGATCGCGACATCGCCTTTTTCGCACCCGTGAAAATCTCCGTCGCCGAAATCGAAAAAGCCATCACCAAAGCCGGGAAAGATTTACTCTCCTCAGTGGAATTATTCGATGAATATCGCGGCGAAAATGTCCCCGATGGACAGCGCAGTCTAGCATTTCGCCTAATTTATCGAGCTAGCGATCGCACTCTCACTGACGCAGAAGTTGAACCCGTACACAACAAAGTCCGCGAAGCTTTGGTAGAAAAATTCGGCGTCAACTTGAGAAGTTGA
- a CDS encoding response regulator transcription factor: MSTVLVVEDTPSQLELINNFLLENGHKVIKAYDAKDGLDKAVAQPPDVIITDVVMPGMSGFEFCRQLKKNPLTEKVPIIICSSKNQEIDRIWGMKQGADAYITKPFTKQELLRALQSVVD; encoded by the coding sequence ATGTCTACAGTTTTAGTTGTTGAAGATACTCCTTCTCAGTTGGAATTAATTAACAATTTTTTGTTAGAAAATGGACACAAAGTCATCAAAGCTTATGATGCTAAAGATGGTTTAGACAAAGCAGTTGCACAGCCACCAGATGTCATCATCACAGATGTAGTCATGCCGGGAATGAGTGGTTTTGAATTCTGTCGTCAACTCAAAAAAAATCCGTTAACTGAAAAAGTACCAATTATCATTTGTAGCTCCAAAAATCAAGAAATTGACCGAATTTGGGGCATGAAACAAGGCGCTGATGCTTATATAACTAAGCCTTTTACTAAACAAGAATTACTGCGGGCTTTGCAATCAGTTGTTGATTAA